Within Sphaerodactylus townsendi isolate TG3544 linkage group LG05, MPM_Stown_v2.3, whole genome shotgun sequence, the genomic segment AGATGATCATCAACAGAGTTTCtgtttgaaatgttgaagagttactatttgACCTCAAGCTATGTGACCTCAtttccctgatattttgtggttggtCTTTCTACATCAGCTGTTTTTGTAGTTGCTCTAACCACCTGGTGTTAGACTTTCAAAAGTATCTGCAGGCTCAGAAACTTGAGAACATCTACTCTTGCAGAAGGAGGaaactggcaaaaaaaatttATACTCTCTCCCTCTGTCAATGGTGGAAAAAACTCTgcctgttctttttaatttttccccttttttgatcTTCTGGCCCCCAAAATAAGTTTAAAAGTTGATTTCTTTGTGAAAAGGTCAAGCCATATTTTGACCATAATGCTTCATTTCCTAAAAAAAGTTATCCTTTAAGTTGTAGTCTTGTATACTGAAATCATTCCAAATAACAGAACCTCCTGCTTTCAaaagtttaaaaatgtttgcttgcttgctattTTTGGCACTTCGAACAAAGTAATCGTTATAATCACTTATCCTAATTTCACCAGAAGCTTTGCAGAAGTATCTCCAATAACTAAAATCCATGTAGCACTGACATAGATCATAGATATGCATTCATTCTCTGTAATTACTTAAATTGTTGTAATGACAATAAAGACCAATGTATCCATAAATTAACTTCAGTGAGTTAGTTTCAATTGAGGTTCAATTGCATtatcttctttggaagtttttaatatGCTGTTTTTCTcattgccattttctgagtttgtgACTGACCCTTGTTAAGATTTTGTGAAGAGTATTTGCTTGCAAACAAGTAGAAGTGTGTAAAGAATCAAGAGTTGTCTAAAATGTTTGCAATCCTGTTAAGGGTTGAATTGTGGTAGATTGCACCTCTTCTTATTCCTAGTGTTTTACATATTTCCATATATGAGCTGCAGGTTCTAAgttgcattttatatatatataaagggacAGCTGTCCAGAATAATCTTTCTGTTCTCCTTTCATCTTTAACAGAATTTGATTTATCTTTTATAAAATGCTAATTGATATTTTTGTTGCAAATTATGCAACAGTTCGTAACAATAATTCACTTGGTGTTTGTTTTCTCCTACCAGACTGGAGACCGGGTTTTTACTTTTCATACCATTTCTGGTGGCTATGCAGAGTATACCATTGCTTCAGTTGACACAGTTTTTCCCTTATCTGATAAACTGGATTTCAAGCAAGGTGCAGCAATTGGAATTCCATATTTTACTGCATTCCATTCTCTGTTTCAAAAGTAAGCTGTCACATGCCAAAAGTTCAAATAGAGACTCTTTCGTCCTTATCTTTGGGACCATATGCTGTCTTTTGCCTTATGTCTTTAATGTAGCATACTTATGGCCCTGCTGTAATACCCTCCTCTCCTTTTGAGCTGGCATGAAAGAGGAATACTTCTGAGGTTGAGAAACAATGTGAAGAAAATCTTGGTAGTGTCTGCATCTATGAAAATATCTTTAGATACTTAAATTCCaggactggagctgtgaatgggcaaaacATATGTTTCTATAAAGCTTAAAAGGAcctcaggtttacagaaaaatgtgacATCTGAAAAAAATAGATTGGGGAgttcaaaaaattcaaaaatgataaaaagagtaCCTGTACCTTGAAGAAATGGATTATTTCAGTGGCTGCTGCTACCGATTCCAGGTTTCAGTTTTTGTCAGTATAAGCaagggatgcgggggggggggggggcatagctcTTATCAGGCCTATTTTGccctttgagggagaactcactAGGGTCAGGCCTGGGTAGAGTTACCAGCTCCACACtgtgaagttcctggagatttcttAATGAAGTCCCGAGATATGGTTCTGGTTTTTATTCTTATTGCGAATCAGTTTTatggtattttttaaagttgttttatcattgttgttcaccgccctgagccccttgggggagggcggtttagaaatcaaataaataaataaatgtcagggTGTGATGATGAATggcagagaaggagagaatgaggcagagaCAGGAGAGATAGTATGAGGATTGTTAGGAGGAGTGAAAGAGGAAATTGAGCACCACACAACTGGCATAGTTTTCTGGGCAGAGGtttttggagtggggaaacagagggAACGCTTAAGACAGAGGAGCGGATGAAGGTTGGTTGATTGTTGGGTgggaagaaaggaaacagaaagaggaaatagtggatgagggagaaatgagatgcctcttgCAAGTCCCTGCAGGTTCTAAGTTGCATTGCATGAACTGGTTCTGTTGACAGTACTGTTAGGGGAGTTGTGATCTGAAGGAAGTTGGTTGTTCAGTATTCTAGAGCCTGTTATATGCCAAATGATACTGTAGCTACTATGTGAAAATTCGCAGAAACATTTGTGAAAATTCTGTTGCTGCCATGAATTTAGTAAATGAGctctaaaaaatttggatccatTTCCCGTTGAAAATCCAGGTACAAAATGCACATTTACTATCATTATTGTAAGTTTATACCATGGTTGCAATTAGCAGTAAAATAGTTATCATGTTGATGATCTGAATGTTCTTTTCAGAGGAGATGCTAAAGCAGGAGAAACCTTGCTGGTCCATGGAGCAAGTGGAGGAGTAAGTATCTTGAAAAATTTAATGGCTTTAATTGTAATCCTGTAACATTATTGGGTTAGTAACCCCAATTTTAGTGTTAAAAATTGAGGCTTGGATCCTGTTCAACACTTGCAGAAAGTGCTGGGCAGAGTATATTTTTCACTTTTACCAGATATAATCTGTGAGCCTATATTGGAGATTGAGGAACCCATGTGAACAAACAGCTGTGCAACTTATGTTCGAGTACTGTGCAGGGGAAAACTACTGAAGTCTCCctttgttaggtcttggaaccttaagccaataaatggactctgaagtagcatttattgaagaggtatcgaaggaccatacttggcaaagcgagttctgatgaagctggcattcacagtcccctttaatCCCCATTGAAagtcccctcccattttcccaagacattgtgaaaaacagtctttggagctaaaattggtggcagatagcaagagaaagccacctggcttcctgccctatgagataacagGTGTAATACAGTtttcatgggacagaggtaccaagggaagcctagttgactacaaagcatgtgaagccatgaaGTAAAGATCTagaaaagaatgcacagatggcagtggatacatatagcaggctggttacatatatttttCTAGCAGCATTAATTTGTTATTTCAAGCAGTTACATGGATCTGGGAATGTATCACAATCACCTAGATAACATCTCCCTGTCACCCTTCCTATCAGCAGAGCTTCTAGCACCAATAGAGATGTTGCTGTGGAACAGGCAGGTGGGGCACTCTTGCCCATCTTCCCATCTTCAGTGCTGCTGTGTGTGTTATGTGTAAATTTCCTGACCTCTGGAATAATTTTTTCATTGTTCTCAAGTGGCTGctgaaggaagagggaggcagaaaaaaatttACTTCTCAAAGCTTGTCTTGTTGGTTCTTAAGTTCCAATTTTAGGTCAGTCTTCTATTTTTCCTGTCCTGATCTGAAGTAAATACCCAATGCTAAGGATGAATATAATCATGGTTGTTCCTGTTCTATATGTACAGGCATCGAGTAGCCTGGATTTTGTCGGGTCTTTTTCAGCAGTTTGTTAGCCTTCAGAGGTGTGGAGGAAAACTAATGAGACATATGTAGGTTTGGTCTCTTGTGGAGCTAAACACGTGCCCTTCCATAATTCTTACTTTCTGCCACTCTGCCCCCAGTTGGTAGTGGTTAAATACTTGTAAATTGtgtaaaatttaattttatttgctgAAAGAGTCTGTTACATGCTGGCCAAAGTTTTCTGTTCTGTACAAAAAAGTGAATTTTCCTTTATAGACAAGGATAATAAAGGCCTGTCCTGCACAGCCTAAAGAAGACTTCCTGGGGATGTTAAAAAagggtgtcctgggaaggcactaaacagatttcttcccaagatgacttcaggacaccttattttagctcacTGCTTCAAAGTGACCTTTttcccctaagccacctgcaagacatctcctacctgactgtgtggaatgcagagcgcAGGTggagtcttatttttcctgcctgaccattttgctgcctggtcagtttcaccttcactTACGCCTGACATTTTGTCTGCAACTGAAGGGAtactccctgccaccatttgctgaaggttgttccAGGATGTTTCctcaggctctgatcctggccTAAAAGTACACAGCCTAAAGTTCTCAGCctaaaagtacacagttgtactcagctgatcctgctgattcctgtttattttacattttattttggagTAGCTATCCTCAAGGAtacgcagacatgcataagaatcttagctgctctgaGGACATTCagtgaaaagcattgggactgtggaggacagctctactgcccattgagacaCACAGatcaaccttcagcaaatgacagcagggagaattccttcagctgcataCAAAATACCAGGCGCAAGCGATCAAAGAGAGCAGAGAGCAAagcagtcaggtgggaaacagccactgtttcctctgacacctttgctgtctggaaagcacaccataAGTTGCCTCTTTTAAAGTGTCCCCTGGAcgccttttttgtgctgtgtggaatggaccaaagtTATTCTAGACACAGGCACTACTGTACTACACAGGAGTGTTTCACATGCATATATTTTCTGTAGAGTGTTCTTGGACTTGTATTAATACTTGTACTGGTATGTTTAGTGCATGTGGATGGACAAATGAGAAGAATTATATGTTTGATTATCCTATTCCTGCTTTTTTACACCATAGCCAAGTGAAATTCAGGGGGTTAGTGCTCACGTTTATTCTCTTCATAGCCTAGGGCCCTTGTACTTGAAGCATGGCCTCTCCCAGTATTTCCACATAGCAGTTCCATTCTTTCTAGCAGGACTTCTTGCTAGTAGCCCCTTTTAGAGACTCTTGACAAAGATCTGGGATAAGAATTTTTCACAGGTTTCCCCATATCTATGGAATAGCATCCTGGAAAAAGTTAAAAATGTTCCTGTTGGAGACTTTAGTGGATAAAGGAAGCACAGGTTAGTTGTGCTCTTTCTCAAGTACTCTTTCTCtcccaaaatatttatttcaaatttctaGGTTGGAATAGCAGTATGCCAGATTGCAAGAGCCTATGGTTTGAAGGTTTTGGGCACAGCTGGTACTGAAGAAGGAATAAATCTAGTTCTGAAAAATGGAGCCCACAAAGTATTCAATCACAGGAAGAAGGATTACTTGGTTCAGATTAAGGTAATATAGTTGTATTTTTGATTCCTCACAATAGTCAAAGCTCAATGGCTGATTGATTTAATAGAATGCAATTGTCACAGgggctcccaacctttttgagtctgcaggcaccACAGGTATATTGACAAAGTATTATGGGCACCacccaaaaatggctgccacaggaggtgtacCCAGCCTTAAAATGTGTGAGACACCATTATTCATCACTCAGGTAGCAGTTTTTCAACATGGaacctagcatggtgtagtggttagaatgtcagactaggaggTTCACATCCTCAGTCTGTCATCCAagttgctgggcgaccttgagccagtcacatagtAAATGTCTAACCTACATGGTTGTTGTGGGGGATAAAATGAAGAGGTGAGAAGACAACTGGCTCAcatgaaattttttttttcatattcctGACAGCAGTGGGAGTGACAAGGACCAGAGCGACTTGCTGCAGAGGATGAACGAACTTTTCTTTCACCTTCGTAGTGGTGGGGAGGGATTGCCTAAGGCAGGCAGTAGCTTACCTAGTAATTCAGGACACATCATCCTACAATGGTttctgcttggattttttttaatctaccagAGATTACCTTTAGGGTAGGGCTGATGGGTAATGTCCAATGTCTAAGACCTCTTGGTGGGCTGGATAACATGGGAGGAGATGATCCTTTGTGTATCCGGGCCCAAACTTTTTAGCTAGATTGGTAGCCAGATGACTGCTACATTTTGGACCAATTGAAGTTTTTGAACTGTTTTCAAAGGCAGGCCCAAGTAGAGCACattagagcagaggtgtagcgccaacagggacatctggggcggcttgtcccaggcgcTGTGGGAGGCGGAGGTGCCGGGCAGGCGAAACCCCCTCTGCAGCCCAGGAGCAGGTCACTAGCTCCAGTGTgggtggtggggaaatggtggccgATCGCAGCCTGTGCCTGGAGGCCGCCACTTCTCCTCACTCTGcgagaggcagcagcaccaggcagggaaaccccctctgcccaatggagcaggcaactgcctgctctgtggggcagaggggagatggcagcctccaaattttctgccccccccccctccggatcCCCGTACCTCACTATCATAACTTGGAATGTAAGGTAAGtggtcgggggggaggggggggctcacAGGCTGccctgagcacagctttgcccagctacacctctgtattagagtaatctaacttggatgtgatcagagcagggatcactgtggccagatcatctTTGCTGAGGACAGCTGTGAACCAGTTGGAGTTACATGACATAGAGAATACCTGAGCCTCCAATTGTAGGTCACAATCCGGTAGCATTGCCAAGGCTTCTTCAAGGGGAGTTCTGCCTCCTTCAGGACAGACTGACTTGACAATTCCAACCAATATTACCTCAGTCCTGTCTGGATTGATCTTTCCCAAAAATTTTTGGCAAAGCCAGTTTGGGAGGGAGcttgggaaagaaggaagaaacccCAGAGGTATTTCCTTACTCTCCActcaacaggcactttgtgaatTAGGTGGGGATGAGTggaaattctgaaagaactgtgactctcccaagatcacccagcaggcttcaagtggagcagcagggaatcaaacctggttctctagagcTGTTAACCATTGTACTATGCTGGCTTTCACTATGTGCAAAAGATTTCTTGGAATACAACAGAATATTTCTTGgtatgtaaaatatatatttgtttgtaaaTCCCTGTTCCAGTGAGGCCAAAGCATGCCCATTCAAGAGCCAGAGAATGTTGAGTTTCATTGAAAGGAAGAGGGAATATGCTTCCAAGACTCAGAGAAATTGTATCCTGGAGCTGGATTATGTATGTGTAAGGCTTAGTGTTTGTGCATGTGTTCAATGAGGCATTAATTGCTCAGCTTCTCCCCTTCAACGTGGAGCACAGGGAGGGAGAAGTAAAAGCAATCATTTCCAATTTTCTATTACTCAGGTGTTGAACTATAAGAGCAACTTCTTTCTTGCTTCACCTTGAGCACTTGCACCCAAGACACTTGGGCTGTGGTTAGCTGGAAGCTGCTTCTCGAAATCCAGACCTAGGAATTGTGctgttgggagggaagggagtttcccagttttttagctacattcataccctgcctttctacttCTCATGCCCAGCTTCTCTTTTACTTAATACCTCACTTTAAACGTTTGCTTTAAAATTGAGCTGTGCGGTTGCTTAAACTCACACAAACAAAAAGATACAGAATGTATCTTTTCCCATGATTGCTTTGGAACACCTCAATTCCGTCGAAGATATGGAGGTAGTGCAGCTACACGAACAATGCATACGTCAGGGATATCCATACTGCTTTTTATCAgcagttaaattttattttagcaTTTAACTTGTGATTTTTCTTATCTGTCAAGCAAGAAATGTGCATGACTGTCATAtgaaacaatttattttaaactatttttgtgTAGGAAACCACAGGTGATCAAGGCATAAACATAATTATAGAAATGCTGGCTAATGTCAACCTTGCCAGTGACTTGTTACTTTTAACCCAAGGAGGAAGGGTGATGGTAAGTAGTCATTTTAGATCTTCAATCACAAACTTAATGCAAGATGTGCAGTTGTCACTATCTCACTTTTCCACAATCAATTTCATGTTAGGTTGTGGGAAGCAGAGGTCCCATTGAGATAGACCCTAGAGAGACTATGGCAAAGGAGTCAAGCATCAGGGGAGTTTCTTTGAATGCTGCATCGCAGGTAAAATAAATCATACAGTATTTTACAGAAATTGTTTAGATACAGCAACACACGTTTTCCATAACACTGTCTCAGAGGTGTAGACTGCTTCTAGTTCCAAACTGTGTGACATTCTGAACATTCTTTTAaattcccttctttcttcctctcattTGGTTCTTTCACATTCAAAAACTTCATGTAAGTTCTTGGAAGCGATTTACTCCTTATTCAGAAATGTTGGACTGGCCAGTGACATAATGTCTTTCGAGATTTGGTCTTACATTTTGATGTGACAAACGTTCTGTTGGTATTTCAATATAATGTAAACTATCCCACCCACACATGATGTATATAGATGCAGAGAATTCTAAACACGTTATTTTACAATTGTTGTATTGGACAACAGTCAGAGTTCTAGTGTTAGATTCAGGCTAAGTTGGTCATTTCCATTGATCCCCCCTTCTTGCTGTTGAACGCCCTGCTTATGTCATTCCTCAGGATCTTTATCAAGACTGTAGTCATCAGCGAGTAACTTCCTAGCAATCTCTGGGCTAAGTAAGTTCATAGGTGCAGACTTGTGTTCAATTGAGCTTATTTGTTCAAGGTCATTTCCCAGGACAGTAGTTAATTGTAGCAGGAAAATTCTGGATGGGAGCGGGTCATTTGACTCCTAGATGGGAAAAGTCAGTTGCTTTAAGTCAGGAAAGTTCAGCCAAAACAGCATTTGGATTATCAGTTGGGGTCATCAGGTTATGGGCAGCATTTTGCATAAAATACTCATTATTGTAGGAGCAGGtactttcccctttctttgttcTGTCATGCTGCCAGGGTGAAAATAAACTCTTCTTATGCCTCAAAGACAATCTATGCTGAGTAGACTATGAGTATGTAGAGTTTGATTGTTTTATGTTTATTCTTGGTGTCAACACCAAGATGCAGTTCTGTTTGctttaagtaatttttttaaacttctttaagtaaactttattttttaatctggtgGTGTGAGTTTCTGGCCAAACCAGAAGTCCCCTTTTGCCGTCATAATCTCCTATCCCCCAGAAACAGTTTTTATGGAGAATCTCTGAAGAATGGAAGACTTCTTTCCTGTAAACAAATGTTTAATTGCAAATGTTGTCTTCTCTGTTTAGGAGGAGCTGGGTGAATGTGCAGCTTCGATCCTTGCAGGTATAGAAGCTGGTTGGCTGAAACCGGCAATAGGTCCTGAATATCCATTGAAGAAGGCAACTGAGGCTCACAGAGATATAATCCACAGCCAGGGTGCTTTGGGGAAGATGGTGCTTGTTATTCATTAAGTACTTATGTCCTTAACATTTACAATGATCGCAACATTCTTGGAATACTTTGCAAATTATGATTTTGAGATGTAAGATGCAGCAGTTGCAAAAGGCTCTGATTTGAACATTTCATATCAAAGTTATAAAGATTAGTGGTTAATGACTGGCTAGCCCGTCCTGGAAAATatgttgtttgttcttttatgcaGTGTATAAAAGATGATCTTTCTGGTGGATTCACATGAAACTGCTATAGGGGCCTTCTCTTCATCTCTCCCTTGAAAATGCTGGATGTACCTTTGCTTGCTGAGGTGCTTGCTGAGGATAGAATTGTGCCTAAAATTcctcttccttaaaaaaaattacatgcatGGTAAAGTAATGAGAGTATACactctgttttttcttttgtacaaTGAGCTCAATAGCTAAAGCAATTATGGTGGACCCCCAATAGAAGTACTGTGAGACTTGTCctctctcctgatgagactcccAATCTGAACCTCAGTCCCCTCTTAGTTGTTCTGAAGGAGATCCCATTAAAAGCCTAAGTGAATGGGTATCCTGAGGATGAATCTCAGATAGCACATTTAGTCTGCCACAAGCAACAGACATTCTATCACAGAGTCAGGAGGTCAGTGATATGCACAGACCATTTACCTACCTCCATCTCCAGGGCTTGGGTAATTCCAGTATATCCCTTGTTTCAAAGAATGCTTCATCAAAGCAACGTGAACCAATTTCATGTGATCCTTAAGCGTCTCCTTTGATCCAGATATTGATCAAAATCTGATTGACTCAGGATGATTCATCAAGGGGAGATTGTATTGTTTCACAGATTCTTTATGGCAGCCCCACCTTGGAAGGTTAGGTGTCACTTCCTAATCTGCTAGCAGATCTGAACAGCAGTTATCCTCAAACTACCTAGTCAAATTCCAACTTTATTTCCTTGGAACAATGCCAATCCTGGGAAGGTGTGATCCCATGTCTAGATATGGGGCTTTCCCCCCTATAAGGATCAGCCCAAGTCAGTGCCAGATTCTTTCACTACCTGAATACTtgtgggatcctttctctctttcctcgaTACTCTGTTGCCTTAGATTTCTCCTGCATAGATTCCCCATTATTTTCAGTCTCTCACATACCTTGGATCAGGTAGTATCACCCTTCTAAATGTCTTCCTTTTCCTAGCCTTGCCTTATTCATCATCCTTATTCCATCCTCaatgtgtgtgtgcacatttgGGAGAGAGATGTTTATTGTGGTCTAGTGTCttagcccttcgggagagggtggtatataaatttgatgaaataaataaataaaaataataatagtgtaTCTTCTTGTAGTTCATATTTAATTCACTCATGGTCTTATAGTTGAGTGATGAATTATTAGTGAATAAAAACTTTTAATTAGTTTGGAGTTGATCTGTGTTACTTTTCTCTTGGAACATTGCTCTGGAATAAAATCCTCATATACACTGATAAAAGTTTCCTTGTTTATCCA encodes:
- the CRYZ gene encoding quinone oxidoreductase, producing the protein MATGRAVMKAVRVFEFGGPEVLKLQSDVSLPVPKAKQVLIKVHACGINPVETYIRNGTYPRKPALPYTPGSDVAGVIEAVGDHVTTFKTGDRVFTFHTISGGYAEYTIASVDTVFPLSDKLDFKQGAAIGIPYFTAFHSLFQKGDAKAGETLLVHGASGGVGIAVCQIARAYGLKVLGTAGTEEGINLVLKNGAHKVFNHRKKDYLVQIKETTGDQGINIIIEMLANVNLASDLLLLTQGGRVMVVGSRGPIEIDPRETMAKESSIRGVSLNAASQEELGECAASILAGIEAGWLKPAIGPEYPLKKATEAHRDIIHSQGALGKMVLVIH